A single genomic interval of Spirosoma linguale DSM 74 harbors:
- a CDS encoding ribosomal L11 methyltransferase (PFAM: ribosomal L11 methyltransferase; methyltransferase small~KEGG: hypothetical protein), whose protein sequence is MNYIELQLRLSPDYTDILTAELAELGYESFVETDEGVNAYIIEPDFNENAIPELIAKYADQTAIAYEVNSLEKRNWNAEWERGYEPIEVADQVRVRASFHESDARFRYDIVINPKMSFGTGHHETTAMMMEQQLGFDFSGKSVLDVGSGTGILAILAAKMGAENVLAFDIEEWAVENARENAELNSCPQVTVFQGTIADVNPTSQYEIVLANINRNVLLAEIPTYTSLLTQNGQLVVSGFYEHDAADIEQKAAESGLALTNRLTTNQWTSLSFNKR, encoded by the coding sequence ATGAACTACATTGAACTCCAACTGCGCCTGTCGCCCGACTATACCGATATCCTCACCGCTGAACTCGCCGAACTGGGGTACGAGTCATTTGTCGAAACCGACGAAGGGGTGAATGCGTACATTATAGAGCCTGATTTCAACGAGAACGCCATTCCTGAATTGATTGCGAAATACGCCGACCAAACTGCAATAGCCTACGAAGTCAATTCGTTAGAAAAGCGAAACTGGAACGCCGAGTGGGAGAGAGGTTATGAGCCGATAGAAGTTGCCGACCAGGTCCGGGTCCGGGCGTCCTTCCACGAGTCGGATGCCCGGTTTCGTTACGACATTGTCATTAACCCGAAAATGTCGTTTGGGACGGGCCACCACGAAACTACCGCCATGATGATGGAACAGCAGCTTGGCTTCGATTTTTCGGGTAAGTCGGTGCTCGATGTGGGAAGTGGAACCGGCATTCTGGCGATTCTGGCTGCGAAGATGGGCGCTGAAAACGTACTGGCGTTTGATATTGAAGAGTGGGCCGTTGAGAACGCCCGCGAAAATGCCGAACTGAACAGTTGCCCGCAAGTCACGGTGTTTCAGGGGACGATTGCTGATGTCAACCCTACAAGTCAATATGAGATTGTGCTGGCCAATATCAACCGAAACGTTCTATTGGCCGAAATACCCACCTATACAAGCTTGTTAACACAAAACGGCCAGTTGGTCGTCAGTGGGTTTTATGAACACGATGCTGCCGATATTGAGCAAAAAGCCGCCGAGTCCGGACTGGCATTGACAAACCGGCTAACAACGAATCAATGGACTTCTTTGTCATTTAATAAACGTTGA